The Xenopus laevis strain J_2021 chromosome 4L, Xenopus_laevis_v10.1, whole genome shotgun sequence genomic sequence AAAGGTAGCAGTACCTTTTGAATTATGGTACATGAACCTCAAGGAACTCATTTTAGTTTCTCGACTTTTCGCTCTAGTGAACGGacgctactctgcaaattcactaaaatgcggattttactgaacgttaccttcgACACATCAGACCGGGCGAAGTGCATTAAAAGTAGCTAGACCttcctcacttacattatattctgtgagcctaaaatgcatcaaaatccaaaaaacactggcgtcttttccttttttcagcctgattgcctgcaaaagacctaacttgaactttttttgggtaaccagttttccccATACacacatatggaacattaattttacagtgggcacgtgtgtagggcattagaataagtctattgtctttattaaagggatactgtcatggggaaaaaaaaaatgttttcaaaatgaatcaggtaatagtgctgctccagcagaattctgcactgaaatccatttctcaaaagagcaaactgatttttttatattcaattttgaaatctgacatggggctagatattttgtcaattttccagctgccccaagtcacgtgacttgtgctctgataaacttcaatcactctttactgctgttctgctagttggagtgatatcacctccctccctttcccctccagcagccaaacaaaagaacaatgggcagctccctaacacaagataacagctgcctggtagatataagaacaacactcaatagtaaaaacccatgtctcactgagacacattcagttacattgagaaagaaaaacagcaggctgccagaaagcatttctctcctaaagtgcaggcacaagtcacatgacttggggcagctgggaaattgacaaaatgtctagccccatgtcagatttcaaaattgaatataaaaaaaaatctgtttgctcttttgagaaatggatttcagtgcagaattctgctggagtagcactattaactgatgtgtcatgatgacaggatccctttaaggttccctggacatgtgtttttaaaatgaacgctagcgcatcttcactatcaagtGCTCACATTGCCAAAGTAAGGCTAGTAAAAAGTCGCCAATGTTCGCTGCCTAcaacgaaactctgcattttagtgaattagcgtagtctgagtgcatttgcacctggcaaagtgtagcaACGGGTCCGAaatggtcgctggcgacaattcaccctttagtaaatctgcccctaaaattaatatggctagaaatgtcattttatatattgaacatattGAAGCAGTCTAAACATAAAGCATTAGTAGTAATGATGCAGACCTTCAAAGTTGTTACACAAGTTTCCCTGTTAGGAGTGTCTTTGACACACACGCTctgtgtgctttgagcagctgttgagaagctaagctaaggggccctcacaaatatacaaaaaaataccaTAGTAGATGTAATCTACCCATTTCACACCTTTGGTCTAATTCTTGCCTGGTCACTTTGATCCTCATTAATTTATACCATGTCCCCCTCTGCATAGCTCACCTCTTCATATGACTGTGTCAGTTTGCAGTTCAAATTATGCTTCTATGTAATCAGCTTTGACGATGGGACTGAAATGTTTCAAAAGCATGCTGTAATTATCATTgtagttacccaaaaaaagtatcttttgttatgtttcatcaAAAGTTTTACCCTATAACTTCACCGAGTAAACACATGCACTGTCCTTTTCTGTTACACACTATAAGATCACAAGTTTTTGGAACTTTAGAAATGCATTTGAGTTAGTTACTCTCACTCCTTTGCTCTTTTTGCCAAGCTTTTCGAAGTTCCTCGACTTCCTTCCCATACCATTCATgcaactttgaaaaacaaaatgtaccAGGACATACTGGGCTTTCTAAAGACACTGGCATAGAGGCTGAAGAAGCTCCATTAACCCAGACTGCACCACGTCTACGAGGGGGCAAAGGTGGAGGTAAAGGTGGAGGTATGGCATTGCCACTGACTCTGGAAACAGTCTCCAAGTTTGAGTCTTCAGGATGGAGGAAACCATTGGACAACTCAGAAGGTCGGGAATTCTCCCACTTCGTCCTGGAAACAGCTCGGGATCTACCCCTGTGACGTGCAGGTTTCCTTCGGATGCTGGTCTTCTGCATAAGCTCTAGTTGCTTCTCAAGTTCCCTCACGACCAGCCTCATATAATCAAAGCTAGCTCTGGACAATGCCTTCACCCAGCACTCCATCTCTTCTTGACTTTCTGCTGCCAATATGTAAGATCGAGACCCAGGACCATCGAATCTGACACAAAAGGCATGTTCTTCATTAGAATGGCATAGTTCTATGGTGCATCCCTCAAGTACCACCACACCAACAGGCTCCCTATTGCCCTGCTCCTCAAAATAAAACAAGAGGTTGCCCTTTAGAACAAACCAACGTTTCTGGTAGGCTGTGTGCTTTACTCCTCTTTTGTACAGATATCCAGTGCAATCTGCTGGGGAGCCAGAGGTTGCATAATGAGCCATACTCCTCTCATTCAACTTCATACTCTTTGCTTGGAGGGTATCACCTACAGGTAGACAAAAACCAGcaacagaataataaatatgtgtgAGGGTCTGAGTAAAACTTATTTCCTCTTTTTTAAGGTTGATGGCTTTAATTAAATggcttaaaataaattaaagtcacTTTTGTTCTGTACAAGCACAATCAAGATTGACAAGCTCTCTATATATTAAGCTCTTCCTTTTCTAAAAgcctaacaggctgcagctggcAGAAATTTGTCTTAgcagagggcttctcagtggactgatttgttttgagaaggtatactgtccctttatgaCTACCATAAACaaaactattcttttttttagcacaaaacaAGTAGAAACAACCAGTAATACCAAGGCAATTATGTTTAAAATCCACCTATAACTTTTGGCCTGAACGCCCAACATTAAACAAACAAGACAAGCACTACCATGAATCACGGTTCTCGGatatcagttaaaggagaactaagccctaatgATATAAtgtttcaggccttcaaagtgcatagggggttaccatcttggattttgttaggtgtGCCAATGACACTGATTATGCTTAGTATGCTCTGGACAGCTGTTAAGAAACTAAGTTTAGGGGCTTAGCATATaaactaatgctacagggctgattactaaATTTTGATACACATTTCAATGGTTTCTAAGATGccatttaatgagaaaaaaaatctcaggtagctgacagcagcacagagtatgtgctatgaatcagcaaaaaagaagatagGGATATACAGGGGAAACTtcgaagacacagatcttcactgcaaAAGCgatgtggttgctttgggctggtgcagaaccCTAAACCACAATGTGCAGCATCATTTCTACCCTAcatctttgttaagctttagtcatcctttaaaggagaactaaacccccgttaatcaaaaatccccatctccttccgtccattggcccccctcaatGCTTTCTCCCTCTTTATTTactcagtggaaaaagtatccctgtcataattatgcagagtagcgcagcggagctatTCTgcaccatcttctgtatcttcggatACTCTACTTTTCCTTCGACAATCTTCGGAgctttctgcgcatgtgcagtaggcatGAATACTATAATGatcccaactgcacatgcacgaAAAAGCTCTGTGCCTGCACTCACTTCCGCAAGGAATCAGAAGATGGCGCCGGAGAGCtccgctactctgcatgaatatgccaaggtacatgacagggacactttttccactgagttactaaggagggagaaagcagtgaggggggggggcaatggacaaaaggggatggggatttttgattaatgggaggtttagttctcctttaaggccagagAACACATTCCCATTATTTGGCATGCATTCCAAAACAACTGTGTCTGTATAGTAATATTGCTAGTAAAGCACATGAATGTGTAGTGCGGTAGAAACATTGGTGTTACCTAGCCCTTATGGCTATCAAAGAGATGCCTCCATGTGGCATACCTTACTTCCAACTTTAGGCAACCAGAACTTGTGGCTATCCTGCTGCTGCCTGGTCATAACAAAATCAGGCCAATGACTTTTGTGGAGTTTGCTCCAGGGAAGACTGAAGGTCTCCAAAGTCTTATGATGTGTTCTGCAAAATGATGCACAACTTTCATATAAACTACTCTACAATGGAATACCTTATTTTATGTATTAGAGCAAATAGAGTGCTCTACATATGGGCTATTTCCAACAGATGGCACTATTCAGCTATATTCCAATAAACAGAAAGCCTACATTTAACTGCCAGCCAGTTTCATACTGCTTCTCCTGTTACATACCAGGATCCATCAGTCCTTTCCTTGATAAAACCCTCCAACATAATACACTCCATTACATCCAACTTTTACATGTTTGCTTCCCTTGGAATATACATTAACATTTCCTACCTTATTCCTGCTCTGCCCCCATAgcacccacaaataataaaaaattaaaaacaattgcaaattatctcacaatatccctttctacattaaaagttaatttaaaggtgaacaacccatttaaaaaatcaattttactCCTAAATCTACAGCCAATGACActcaggggccaattcactaacttcgagtgaaggattcgaagtaaaaaaacttcgaatttcgaagtattttttgggctacttcgaccatcgaatgggctacttcgaccttcgactacaaatcgaaggattcgaactaaaaatcgttcgactattcgaccattcgatagtcgaagtactgtctctttaaaaaaaacttcgaccccctacttcggcagctaaaagctaccgaagtcaatgttagcctatggggaaggtccccataggcttgcctaactttttttgatcgaaggatattccttcgattgttggatttaaatccttcgtttcgaaggatttaatcgttcgatcgaaggaataatccttcgatcgtacgatcgtagcatttgcgctaaatccttagacttcgatattcgaagtcgaaggatttcaattcctagtcgaatatcgagggttaattaaccctcgatattcgacccttagtgaatcagcccctatgtgtgtATGGTATAATAAATTTACATCTCCAGTAACCATGCCTAATTTGCAAGTATTTCCCGCATTAACCACTATTTTAATGTTGTGTGTGCTGTAAACCACAGGTTTCTGTCTGAACTGCTCCTATGCACCAACTGTAGGATAGCCAAGTAAAAAAACTAAAGCCACAGATGCCACAAGCCAATATTTTGCTCTTCTTAAGTAGAAAACCCACCCCTAGACCTCTTGTCCAGTAAATctaatttaaagttattttattccATGGGTCTGGAGAAGTTTCTAACCCAGAGCTGTGCTGCCATAATAATTTTTCACAATCATTAAGgggggtttttttctattttttttattaagcaaagctcccatccatgattttgccttatttatcattaaaattacTCAAATCGGATTGggggaaaaactctataaaatcaagtgaaaaccagaACTGTATGATTTATTGGGACTTTTCtcccgaattgctcgattttttcgtgttattgcccgaaaaccatgaattttttcGCACTACTGGTattatcttcaaattgggatagggacatctgccattgatttatacatgacctcaaaaggtttgagatggcggattttcggattcgggttttttgcagcatcgggatgcaataaattttgaaaaacttgttttttttcccaacaatatgttcagtgaaaaaattcaagttttttccccaaaaagcccaaccaggaGAAAAAAtcaataaccccttaatgtatataaaaaattctaattctgcTGAGTGACAGCTGAGAAGGGTAAAAAGAGTGCAGTGCTGCGTTACTTAGCAGTTGGATACAATGGGGagtgcctaacatattggcacccttCAGTAAATTGTTCTTTTTCTAGTCCTTTACAACAAAAAGGTATTGCATCTCTGACACACACCAGCATGCAATCTGGTCTCCAATGCATAAATTGGGCCCACTGGCTGAAAGGTAATTTTCTTCTATAGAACTTTTATCTTCATTTTAATATCATAAGGCaagactttttggattttttgggttCAATCCCACATTATGATACATCATTTGAGTAgaaaggataaaaataaataatttctcatTACAAAACAAAATGCTCCTGTGGCCAAACCAGGAGGGCCACTGGCATGTCCCTAGTTCTAGCCCCACAAGGTCCTGACACAGGGTTTAGATTTGGCAACTGACTCATCAGTCTGCTGATAGAGTTCTAAGGGAATGCAGCATAGCAAATTACCAACCACTGCTGTAAAGTATTTATGCCACTGCAGGCATCTTCATTCactttttctttatattatataactgCATACAATACAATTTATATGTAATtagtgttttatttcatttttttcacaaaagtaaGGATAGAAAAGCAGGGGCTGACAAAGCAAGTTTCATGACTGAAGGCTCCATCTGCTAATAGTGGAATCTGATCTGTGCATATTAGCATTACAAGGGCGCTGTCAGTGTTGAAGAAATGCGAGTGTGTTTTGCTTTCCCTTACAAGCCTGCCTGTCATGATGATATACAAAGAGGCCACGCAGTGCATCATCACACCCACAGACATATTATATATAGGACATATAATACTGCATAAAATGGAAGAATATGTAGGACATTATTGTGGCTGTGATGCCATTGAGAATGGACTGTTCATAGTCTTTTTGCACACATTATAGCACATTTAAAAACAGGTGTAATGCATCACAACTAGCTTTGGAAAGGCATGCAGTTGGAGGATTCACTTAGtttgtttcttaaaaataaacCAGCTCTCATGTATATCCCAGCACAGAGTACTGTggttaaaaaggttgttcaccttctaaacattttttttcagttcacttgtttttacattgttcaccagaagtaaagacttttttcagttactttccatttttttttagtttttaccgtttttccaaagttgaatgtccctgtctctggtgattgaatctggcagctcagtaattcaggcgcagactctaaactgttacaattttgcaacatttagttgatacatttctcagcagcatctctggagtattagcaactattgtatcaattctaacagctgcctgtaatgaaacccagagattctgctcagcagggacaaatataacaaatgtatcaactaaatgtatccatttagaacagtatacagggtcggcgacccctcccccctcagagctgctttagaaggtgaaaaattaaactttacacttaaatattacaaaaacagtcacacatagaaaatagaaagtaattggaaagagtctttatttctggtgaattatctaaAACCAACAGAACTGAataaagtgttgaaaggtgaacaagcctTTTTCACACAGAAGCATTGAAAAACCAAATCTGTCCATCCAGTCTATAACCCAGCAACAATACATACAAA encodes the following:
- the pheta2.L gene encoding uncharacterized protein LOC431987; this translates as MAHYATSGSPADCTGYLYKRGVKHTAYQKRWFVLKGNLLFYFEEQGNREPVGVVVLEGCTIELCHSNEEHAFCVRFDGPGSRSYILAAESQEEMECWVKALSRASFDYMRLVVRELEKQLELMQKTSIRRKPARHRGRSRAVSRTKWENSRPSELSNGFLHPEDSNLETVSRVSGNAIPPPLPPPLPPRRRGAVWVNGASSASMPVSLESPVCPGTFCFSKLHEWYGKEVEELRKAWQKEQRSESN
- the pheta2.L gene encoding uncharacterized protein LOC431987 isoform X1, coding for MKLNERSMAHYATSGSPADCTGYLYKRGVKHTAYQKRWFVLKGNLLFYFEEQGNREPVGVVVLEGCTIELCHSNEEHAFCVRFDGPGSRSYILAAESQEEMECWVKALSRASFDYMRLVVRELEKQLELMQKTSIRRKPARHRGRSRAVSRTKWENSRPSELSNGFLHPEDSNLETVSRVSGNAIPPPLPPPLPPRRRGAVWVNGASSASMPVSLESPVCPGTFCFSKLHEWYGKEVEELRKAWQKEQRSESN